TCGACGCCGGTATATCCTATACTTTCGTAAAAACCACGGGCAATTCTATCTACAACAGCCATCTTCAAACAACTACGTACAACTACCTTTCTCTAAGTTCGGGACTAATCAGTTTCCCTATCAAGCTGGGTGTAACTTTAGGTAAAAAAGTGGACATATATGTTTCTTATTCCACTCCCGCGGCTATTACCAATAGCAAAAATTATACTATAAATGCAAACAGCATTAAAGCGGGCATTAATTACGAGTTTTAAATCAAAAAAGCGTCCCGGTATCTCACCCCCGGGACGCTGTGTTATGGCTTAAACCAATAACATCAACTAAATCCAGATCAACCTCGCGTATGATCATTGCTTGCCATCTTTCTCAGGGATGGCCAGATTTTAAATATCGTTTCAGACTTTCTCCCTCATTAAAACGGGCCACCGCCACCCGGAGGGGGGCCACCAGGGCCAGGGCCGCCCATACCACCGGGCCCCATTGTTGGTTTCTTACCTGCAAATTTCTGTAGCTTAAGTGTAAAACTTAACAAATAATACCTACCCAGCCTGTTGCTGCTGGTTTGGGTTACATAGCTACCACTTTGCGTACTGGTGTAACCCGTATTTTGATTAAACACATCCATTGCCGAAAGGCGGATAGTACCTGCATTTCCTTTTAAAAACCTGCGCTCAACATAGGTATTTAATATGTTGGGGTTGGTTGCTCCTTTATAGCCGTAATAAAACATCTTGGAGTAATCGTAACTTACAGTCCAATCCTTCCATAAATAATTTTTGCCGTTGATGCCCAGGTTAAGCGAGCTGAAATTATTGTTGATGTTGGCCGTAGTAATCGAATTATTCGACTTATTTACCGCGTAGGTTGTGCTGGCCTCGGCATCTACAACATCAGTAATACTCAACCGGAATCTGACGCCTTGCGAGAGCACCAGGTTTTTAGCTATATTTTTCTCGGTTGTCATGGCATAACTTGTCGAATCGACATTACTTACATAAGAGATGTTATTATTGTAGGCAACGTTGCCTATAAAGAATAAATTATATTTTCTTTTTTCCCAGGGTTTGGCAAATACGTAAAAACCCTGTGCCGAGTAAAATCCATCGGCATTCAAATACTGGGTTAAAATACTTCCGGCCAGTTTGCTGTTTGGCGTGTATGTTTTAGGGTAATTGATAGTGTTGGCTACTATCTTATTATCGGTAGTGGTGAAAGATAAATTACTGAAAAACACATTCCCACTCTCGAAATTAAACTTGTTGTACCTGATGGATAGGTTGTTATTAAACTCTGGCTTTAAATCGGGGTTACCTTGAACCGGGTACGATGCATTGCTGAAATCGGTAACAGGCTGCAACTCGGTATAGGTTGGCTGGTTGCTCACCCCGTTATAGTTTAAGCTTAACGACTGATTACGCGAGAAGTTGTAAATGAACCTGGCATTAGGTGCTAAGTTAAATGTGTGGCTATCTGTTGGCGAAGCACCGTTGGTTAATGATTGCCCGCGCAGTATGGTTGGTTGTGCTACCAAACCTAAGGTGTAGTTATACTTTTTATCGATAAAACGATAGTTTAAGCCAAAACGATTGGTAATAAACGTGGAGTTATAATTATTGCTCAGCAAGCCATAATAATCTTTGGTTACGCCATCAAGGCTGAGGGTATCTGTCCGTTTATCAGCCGTAGTATAGGCGTAATGATAAGCATATGTTAATTCAAGATACCCTTTTTTACTCACCGGCTCCAAAAACGATACGCTTGTACCCAAACTATCGGTACGGCTGTTGGTATTAATAAACTGATTGAGCGGCGCGTTTGCAGCACCATCTAAATAGGTATAAACCGGGTTTTGGTATTTATTGATCTTGTATGATCCGGCACCAACATTTACGCTAAAATTGCGGCCTTTACGGGCAAAACGGTGGTTAAATAACACATTGGCCCCATAATTTGGTTCGGTTTGGTTACTGTAGGTATCAAAATTATAATTGGATATGGTTTGGGAGTTATTAACCAATAAACTACTGCCTAACTGTGTGGTAGTTACTCTTGCATAAGCAAACGATGGTGTAATTTTAATATAATTAACGGTATCGGGCTTAATTTCGATATTGAAGTTGAAACGATGGTTCAGCTTCTCGTCGTTTTGGGTGTTGTTATTGGTATTGGTGCTTGGGTTTGATGTAGATATATTGTTTTGAATGGTTTTGTTGATGGTATATACCGAATTATCGGCAAAGCTATAGCTGCCATAAGCTGTAACTTTTTTGCCCCAGCTATCGCGGTAGTTAAGGCCAAATGACCGTGCTGTAGTGATACCGTTAGTATTGCTGCTATTACCACCCGGAGGACCACCCGGGCCGCCGCCTCTGGGGCCGCCGCCGTTAAAGGTAAACAGGTTGGTATTGGTATTATTTAGATTGCCCAAAAAGGCCAGTTGCTGATCGCCGTTAAATTTGAACATATTTGCCGATGCCACATACCTGTTCCCTTCCTGGCTGTTGGAGATACCGGGAATAGCATCCCTGCCCCCGCCCACGCTGGCCTGGCCAAAATACCCGTAATTTTTACTCTGTTTTATGGTGATGTTAAGGATCTTGTCAGGCTCGCCGCTTTTTACACCGGTAAGATTGGCCTGATCGCCGTAGTCATCAATAATCTGTATGTTTTGTACAATATCAGCGGGCAGGTTTTTGGTGGCCGATTTTACGTCGCCACCAAAAAAATCTTTACCATTTACTCTTACTTTGGTTACACTTTTACCTTGGGCGGTAATATTGCCATCTTTATCAACATCAACACCAGGCAATTTTTTAATTACATCCTCCACAGGGGCATTATCACGAACCGGGTAAGCAGCGGCATTAAATTCAACCGTATCCTCCTTAAGCTTTACCGGGTTAACATCAGATATGGTAACCGTGTTAAGCATATAGGTATCATTTTTAAGAATAATGGGCTTTAACAACACAGGAGTACCGGCATTATCCAACACAAAACGACGGCGCAGCCCCTGGTAACCTATCGAGTTTAAAACCAGGCTAAACGTGTTTGTTTTTACATCGTCAAAGGTAAATGCGCCCTTACTATCGGTAATTACTTTGGTGCTATCGGTACCGGTTAGTAATTTAACGGTGGTTCCAGGTAAGGCTACCCCGGTTGAGTCGGTGACAGTTCCCCTGACCCGCCTGCCCGTTTGGGCAAAGGTTGTGAGGCTAAACAGCAATGCTGCGATTATCAGATATGTAGATTTGAGTTTCATCCTGTTGCGGCTTATTTACAACACAAAGGAATAACATCGGCATCACCCCCAAAAACGCAATAGACAGGGGTACTACAAACGTAGATGAAGGCATGCTTTTTACCTATAAACCCATGCATTTGCCCCCTTAAACTACAATAACACTATTTAACGGTTAATTTTGGCCATTTGTCGGCGAGTTATGCCTCTTAGGCGATTATGCTTGATTGATAGCCAATTGGTTTAGTAATATTGAAGAGTTATTAAACCGCCATCGAGAATCTTCAGGTCAAGATTTTCTGTCGAAAAATAAAAAACATAAATAGTCCTGATTCTCGTATCTTGACTTCTGATTATAACCAGCAATGAGCCTCAAATCAAAAAGCACTACGATTACTATCCTAATTCATGTATTAATATGGGCCGTACTGGTTTTTGCCCTGCTTTTATACCAGCCGCTTACCTGGAACATCGTATTACCTTATCAATTCTGGGTAAAACAGGCTTTGGTTATTATTGTGCTGGTGGTTGCTTTCTATATCAATTCTATTGTACTTGTGCCGGTATACCTATTAAAAAACCGTACCGGAATGTACTTCCTGATTATCATTGGGTTAATAATTGCCATATATTTTTTAAACAATCTTTTCGACAGTGCTTTAAATATGCATCAATTAATGGATGCAGCTACGCACAAACACAGCAGGCCGCCAAAACAGGGCGGCGGCAGAAATCATATTTTTGATTTTGTAATCGTGTTTATCATGGCATTGGTATTAGGCATCAGCACCAGCATTACGGCTATTCAAAAGTGGCAGGCCGATATCAGGCTCCGCGAAACTTTAGAACAAGATAAAATCAGTTCGGAATTATCGTTCCTGAAAGCGCAGATCAATCCGCATTTCTTTTTCAATACGCTGAATAACATTTACGCGCTTACGCATATCAATGCCGAAACATCGCGCAAAGCTATTCACCAGCTTTCGCGGATGATGCGGTACGTGTTATATGATACCCAACACGGCACTGCATTGTTAAGTCAGGAAATAGCCTTTATAAAAGACTACATCAGCCTGATGGAACTACGGCTTACCGATAAGGTGAAAGTTACATTTAATTCGCCCCCAGCTGTTAATGATATGACCGTTGCCCCTATGATATTTTTACCTTTTGTGGAGAATGCCTTTAAACATGGCATCAGCGCCACGCTGCCCAGTGAAATCCTTATCAGCGTTGAACAAAATGCAGAGATGCTGGAACTAAGGGTAGAAAACTCCATTTACAAAGACGCCAACCCCAACCTGGAAGAAAACAAAGGCATTGGCCTTACCAATACCCTGCGCCGTTTAGATTTGTTGTATGCCGGAAAATACACATTGGATATAAAGGAAGATGTCGCCGCAAATACCTATAAAGTTCACTTAATACTCAACCTGTCATGATATTAAACTGCATAGCCGTTGATGATGAGCCCCTGGCCCTTGGGCTGGTTTGCGCCTTTATTGAACAAACGCCCTTTTTAAAACTTACAGGCCGCTACAGCAGCGCTGTTGAAGCACTGGTTGGTTTACAAGACCAAAAGGTGGACCTTATTTTCCTGGATATACAAATGCCCAATTTAAACGGCATCGAGCTGGCCCGTGTGCTGGATAGCCGGGGCGCCAGCAAACCCCGTATCATTTTTACCACGGCTTACAACCAGTTTGCGTTGGAAGGCTACAAGGTTGACGCGCTGGATTACCTGTTGAAACCTTTTAATTACGAAGAGTTTTTGCATGCCGCCAACAAAGCATTAAGCTATGCCGAGCTGCTACAACGCTCAGCCAACCCGGCCCCCGCCGCGATGACTGCTCCCGAAGAACATCGTATTGAGGACGACTACCTGTTTTTAAAGATAGAGTACCAGCTGGTGCGCATAGCACTTAAAGATATCCTGTACATAGAGGGCCTGAAAGATTACGTTAAAATATACCTGCAAGGCACCGAGAAAGCCCTGCTATCGCTCACCAGTTTAAAGTCGCTGGAAGAAAAATTGCCGTCAAAACGCTTTATGCGGGTGCACCGCTCGTTCATCGTATCGTTAGATAAAATAAACTCCATTACCCGCAACGCCCTGCAAATTGGCAAAGTAAACATCACCGTTGGCGATCAGTATAAGGATGCTTTCGGGGTATTTTTGAGTAAGTGGGTGTAAGGGGAGTCTTTGTCTGAACCGGAATTAAACGAATTTATTGAATTATTGAATTATTGAATTATTGAAATTCGATAAATTCTTTAATTCGTTTAATTCCGGTTCAGACAACATCGCTTTGCAATTTTTTCTCTCCCATTCTCCCGCATTAAATAATAATCCCTAATTTTATTTTATGCAAGAGGTAACCGTATCCTGGCTTAAATCGCTCGAAGCTTTAGAGCATGTCCCGGATGATCAGCTGCAATGGCTGATAGATAATAGTGAATACAAAATATTTGAAGATGGCACGTTGCTTAATGAGCCTGGCTCACCCGCTACGGGGCCACATATAATTATTGAAGGCAGTATGCGGTTTTACATGCTGCAAAACCGCGGCCGTCGCGATTTTGTTGCCGTAGGGCCCGGAAGTATAACAGGCTATCTTCCGTTTTCGCGCGGACTCATTTCAAAAGGCTATGCCGAAGCTATCGGCGAACTGCATGTTTTGAGTTTCCCTACCGAGCGGATAACCGAAATGATAAAAAATCATTTTGAACTTACCCAGGCGTTAGTACACATCATGACCAACCGCGTGCGCGATTTTACAGCCCTGCAGCAGCAAAACGAAAAAATGATGGCCTTAGGTAAACTATCCGCCGGGCTGGCCCACGAGTTGAATAACCCGGCATCGGCCATTGTGCGTGATTCTACTTCCCTAAGCAAGCACTTACAGTTAGCGCCTGATGCCGTAAAGGGAATGTTTGCCATAAAAATGACCCCCGAACAGGTTGACGGTGTAACCGGCGAGATGTTTAAAGTGCTTGGGGCAAAAGAAGGAACACGCCTGAGTTTGAAGCAACGTACCCAACGCGAAGATGAAATTGGCGAATGGCTTGATGAAAACGAGATAGAAAACAGCTACGACATAGCCGAAAGCTTTGTTGATTTTAATTTCACGTTAGAAAATCTCGACACTTTAAAAAGCTATATCCCAAAACAGTTTTTGTCGACCATCCTTAACTGGATGAGCAACAAGCTGGTGGCCGAAAAAATGATCCTGGATATCCAGGAATCATCCAAACGGATAGCCGAACTGGTAAGTTCGGTTAAAACTTTTACGCATATGGACCGCGGGCAGGATAAGCAGTATGCCGATATTCATATTGGTATCACCAACACGCTTACCATGCTGGGTTACAAAATTCGTAAAGGAAATATTACCGTTGTTGAAGATTTTGACCGAACTTTGCCCGAAGTTAAAGCGCTGATTGGCGAGCTTAACCAGGTTTGGACAAACCTTATTGATAATGCCCTTGATGCTATGGCACCCGCGGGCAAAGGCATCCTGACCATTAAGACCCGGCGCGACCGGGAGTTTGTAGAAGTTTTTATTATCGACGATGGCCCCGGCATTCCCGAAGATATCCAAAGCCAGATTTTCGATCCATTTTTTACCACCAAAGAGATGGGCAAGGGTACCGGCATGGGGCTTGAAGTGGTGCAACGGATTGTAAAACAACACCGTGGATCGATCAAAGTAAAATCGAAGCCCGGGTGTACCGTGTTTAATGTTTGCTTTCTTATTGACGGGTAGCCAACATTTTTTTAATAATATATTTATCATTTACCTGTAGCAAAACCTATGAATCGACCTATTATATTTTCAATTGATGATGATCAGCAGGTACTACGGTCTATAAGCCGTGATTTGCGGTCACAGTACGGTAAAGAGTACAAAATACTAAGTACGACATCGGCACAGGAAGCACTGGAAACACTTACCGAACTCAAAAATGGTTCGGATGTGGTAGCCTTGTTTCTTTGCGACCAGCGCATGCCCGAAATGGAAGGCGTTAAATTTTTAGAAAAAGCAAAAAAAGTATTTCCTGACGCCAAAAGGGTATTACTTACGGCATACAGCGATACCGAGGCGGCTATTAAAGCCATCAATGATGTGCAGCTGGATTATTACCTCATGAAACCCTGGGATCCGCCGGAAGAAAAATTGTACCCGGTAATAAATGATTTGCTTGCAGACTGGCATAACAGTTACATTCCCGAATTTGTAGGTATTAAATTGGTAGGGTACCAGTTTTCGCCGCAATCGCATGTGATAAAAGATTACCTGGCCGGTAACCTTATCCCCTATCGCTGGCTTGATATCGAAAAGAATGTGGATGCAGGAACGCTACTGGCTTTAAACAACCTATCTACCGATTGCCTGCCCATGGTGTTTTTTGAGGACGGCAGCTATCTGCAAAAACCATCGATACAAGGCATAGCCGCCAAGCTTGAAAAAAACACCCAAACATTAACCGATGTTTATGATGTGGTGATTATAGGCGCTGGCCCCGCCGGCCTTGCCGCCGCGGTTTATGGCGCATCCGAAGGTTTAAAAACCCTGCTGATTGAGCGTAAAGCTCCGGGCGGACAGGCAGGCACCAGTTCGCGGATTGAAAACTACCTGGGTTTCCCGGCTGGCTTAAGCGGTGCCGATCTTACCCGCCGGGCCATTACACAGGCCATGCGTTTGGGCGCCGAATTTTTATCGCCCCAATCTGTTAGTGATATCAAACAAAAAGATGGTTACAAAACCATTATTTTGGATGACGGCCCCGAAATTATAAGCCGCACTGTAGTGATAACTACCGGCGTTGATTACCGTAAACTGGAAGTTAAAGGCGTTGAAAACTTTACAGGTGCAGGCATTTATTACGGAGCCGCCACTACCGAAGCTTCGGCTTGTACGGGTAAAGATGTTTACGTAATTGGTGGTGGTAACTCGGCCGGGCAGGCTGCCATGCACCTTTCTAAATATGCAACAAAGGTACATATCGTGATCAGGCGCGAGGACTTGGTGGCAACCATGTCGGCCTACCTGATTACACAAATCAGCGAAACACCCAACATTGAGGTGCTGGGCAATACCGAGATTGTAGAAGCTCACGGCGGTAACTGCCTGGAAAAATTAACCTTAAAAAACTGTATAACGCAGGAAACTTTTACAAATAAGGCTGCTGCCTTGTACATTTTTATAGGCGCCAAACCATATACCGACTGGATTAAGCTCGACATTATAAAAAACAACAAGGATTTTATAGAAACCGGCCGCGAGCTGCGCAGCTACGAAAGCTTTAACAAAGTATGGAAACTTAAGCGCGATCCGTTTTTACTGGAAACCAGCTGCTCGGGTATTTTTGCCGCCGGCGATGTACGCGCCGGGGCCATGAACAGGGTGGCATCTGCCGTGGGCGAAGGCTCAATGGCCATTAGTTTTGTTCACAAATATTTAGCTGAAGTTTAATAACACATATGCAAGACGACGACCAAATATGCCAGCACCTGGCGGCAATTACCGATATTAAACAACCAAAGGAGTACCTGTGCGAAGAGTGCGTTAAAACACATTCATCATGGATGCACCTGCGCACCTGCCAAACCTGTGGCGTTACATTATGCTGCGATAGCTCGCCCAATACACACATGACCAAACATTTTGAAGCCACCGGCCACCCGGTAGTAATATCCGCCGAGCCCGGCGAAAGATGGCTATGGTGCTATATGGATAAAGCGGTAGTGGGGTATTGAGGTAGATGTGCAGATTTCAGATGTGCAGATGAAGGAATTAATGTGCAGATATGCAGATTTCAGATGTGCAGATGAAAAAATTAATGGGCAGATATGCAGTTTTAAGATATGCAGATTTAAGATATGCAGATTTCAACTGCGCAACTCAAATCATCTGAAATCTGCACATCTGAAATCTGCACATCAACAAGCTTATCCTTCCAGGTACCTATCCAAGGAGATTGGGCCTGAACCTAAGATGGTGAACAGTGATAGTAGGATCAATGCAATTACCGATGGCCATTCCAGGGCATTTATTGGTTCCCGGAAAATACCGGTTACAAATACGGCTCCTAACACGATGGGGATCTGGATAAGAGAAGCCAGCCGGGTAAATATACCGAGCGTTATCAGTATGCCTCCAATCATGTGGGCAAAAGTTACATAATAAACCAAAACCATTAGTACCCCTGGCGAAAGATCAACGATATCCTGGCTGTCGATAAGATCGCGCAGGTAGGCCGTGTTTTCCATAAAGGCTATTCCTTTCAGCAATAAAAATACCCCAAGGGCAACACGTATAAGATCAAGGATTTTAGGGTGATGTGTATCGCCCCAATGTTCAATTTTATGAACCACATTCATAACAGCCTCCTTATTTTTAAAGGTATAATTGGTTTTGGTAACCAGGTTGCTTGCAGGTAGAATAATGCGGCTTGGTTACGCTATATAAATATAGTAACAAACTTGTTATAATTACAAATTGTTTTTATTCGAGATACAATCATAGGTCATTTAAAATCAACTTATTAAATTGACTGACTGTTGTATTCTTACAAAAAAATATGCGATGGATATAAATTTCGATCATAATAAACTACTCAAAAAAATAACAAAACAACGATTGAGTACTTACGGTATTGTTCAAAAAGGAACGTCAAGAACTTTTCTGAAAGATCATGGCTGGTATACAATCGTAATTGAATTTCAGCCTTCGGGTTTCGGCAAGGGCACTTATTTGAATGTTGGGGTAGATCTTAACTTTTACCCGCAACAGCATTTATCATTCTCTTACGATTATAGGCAAAAGGAATTTCGCGAAGCCAAAAATGAAGATCAGTACACTGAGATAGTTATTGACTTTTGCAATTTCGCCATAAAAAAAACCCAAAAGCTGGAAACCGATTTCAGCGATATTGGAACCGCCATCGAAACAGTAAAGAAGTCGGATAGCAAAGAGCTGTGGAATAAATACAATTTAGCAATATTATATGGCTTAATGGGCAATTTACCCAAATCAAGAAGACTTTTAAATGAAATCCGAGAAAAAAAATATCAATATGATTATGAATTCGAACGACAAAAAGTAGTGATAAGTATATTGACCTGCATGGATGAATTTGAGCCATTTATTAACAAAATCCAGGACATCATTACGCAAACCAGAGCACTTAAAAAGCTGCCTGTTTATACATTAGAAAATCTTACCGAAGTAAAAACCAAACGAACTATTAGTGAACGTATATTGTCATTTTTCGACAGATGAGTATACTATTTATTCTATCCCAACTCTCTCGTTTAAAATAGGATCGCTTGCTTTAAATTTAGTTTCAAAAGGCACCCGCAAATCATCAACACCGAGGTTATCGAGCACCTGCTTTTGTTGCTTTACAAAATCTGTTAGGTCTTCAATTTTCTTGATTTGATGTTTGCCAAAATCCTCCAGCATTTTCCCTTTTAAACCCAATTGAATTGCGCGGCGTTGCAGCTTATTGCCATACGGGTCATGGTCAGGATCCCATTGCAGGCGCACTTCCTTTTGCTCCAGGCCGGCCCTCCATTGTGCGTGGCTTTGGTAATATTGAGGATTAAATGAAGATATGGCTGCTTCACCCATGATTTTCTCAAAATCCATCTTTTGAATCCACAGCGCAAGTACCCTTTCCTGGTTTTCCTTTTCGGCCCAGCCGCAGCGGTACATCATCCATAAAAAATTGGGCTTTATCCACGACATCCGGCTATAACTATAATGGTTACCGCCAAGGAATTGATGCTCTACCGCAAAATCGGCAATGCGATGATTATAGGCCTGGTAAACAACGATAAGATCTTCGGTTTGGTGGCCTAACAAATGCTGGCCGGTTTTGGGTAATCTTTGGATGCTATTCCGGTATAATTCGGTAGTGATGTGTAGTAGATTGTTTTTTGTTAAATTGGTATTCATTAATGTATTATATATTCATAGTTGATCTTTTACAGATCATATTCCTTTAACCATCCTCTTAAGGTGGCCAGGTCTTTTTTCACAGCAGTTGTAAATGCGTCCTTGCTGATAGTTAATTGTTTGGCGCCATCCTGCGCGCCGCCAAGTTCATATTCGCAGTGCAGGCTCATGGGTCCGTTTATTTTTTGTTCTTTTAATATACGAAAATATTTTGGAAAATCCACCATACCCTCGCCCAAAGGCACACTTTTAACCTGCCATTTACCATTTTTTTTGTCCCAGTAAAAATCTTTTACATTCGTGGTTTTAATCCGTGGGATAAGTGTTTGGATAGATGTTGACCAGGTGTCGGCACCTTCGGTAGTGGCATGCCTTACGTCGTACTGGCATCCAATAAAATCAGGACTGGTTGCATCCATCCCCAGCCAAAGATCCCAAACCGAGGCGCCAAATAACTCGCCCGAATGGTTTTGATAAGCACCATGCATGTTATATTGGCCGTTAAGGGCCTCAAGCGCCTTAAACTGTTTGTTTATAGCTTTCAGGTTTTCGGGGATGCCGATGCTTTTATCATAATTTAACCAGGCCATCCGGTAGTATTTAATTCCTAATGCCGATGCTGCCTTCAAAATATCGTGAGTGTATTTTTCGTCGGGCGATTTAATGTTGGTTACAATGGTATAAACTTTTAAACCGGCTTGCTCAACTGCGGCGACTGCTTTTGGCAGGTCGGCAGCCACATGCTCCGGCAATACGTGCCCGTCGGGCCTTACGGTAAGGTCTACCCCATCAAAGCCCATATCAGCCGCTAATGAGGCCATATCAGTGTAATTGAGCCAATGCAGATGCTTGGAGAAAATGCTTACTTTAATTTTTCCGGGGGATGATTGACCGGCATCGCTCCTATTTGAGCCTTTGGGTAAAGTAAATCCTTTGGCGTTTAAACCTAATGCCATGCCGGCCGTTGCCATTGTAGCTGCTGCAATAAACTTTTTGCGGCTGATATTTTCCATAAGCTTATAAATTGGTATTGCAATATACCAAAAGCCGGATGGAATTTCAGATAGCCTAAGTGTAAATGCCTTTATCAATCAAAGCCAACATATTCCTTTTGCTTAACCTCTACATAGCCCGAGGTATTATCCCGATTGATATACATTACGATATGAAAAAAGTCGTTATCAAACTGGTAAATGTTGTTTATTGTATCGGCCCCCTGGAACTTCATGGGCAGGCCCTGTTTTTTTGCCTGTGAAATTAAGTGGAAAATTTGTTCAGTACGGGCTGTTTTATAGGTTACGGTACGCAATATGGCCCCGCTGCTTAATTTCAAAGCTACCCCAATATCTACCGATTCTTGTTTCTTTTGGGCATCTATTTTACTCAAATGCTCAATAGTATTGCCATCAACATCCTGGGTATAGGCCTTTTTAAAGCCTTTTGCCAAAACCAGGTATTTATGCGCATCGGCGTTTGTTAGGTTGGTTAAATTGATAAGGTCATTAACTGTTATGCTTTGTCCAAACAGGTTGGCGCCGCAAAAACATAATAAAGCCACAAACAGGAACTTTTTCATTTTTGTTATCGTATCCAAATATACTTTTTTCTTTAACTAAATTAACTGCCCGGATGATAGCTTTTACTTACGTGTTTCAGTACATCTTCGCGGTAAAACAGCACATCTTTAAACTTACCTTCAATAATACCCTGTGCCTGGTCGGTAAAGTTTTTCGATGCGGCATCAAATGATTGCCCGCCGGTCATGATACTTTTGGCCTTTATCCTCGGCCCAAATTCAACCGCAGCTACAAAACTATTGCCCGAGTAACCATACCTTTTCAAAGTATTTACCGTACGGCTCTGGAACGATGGCAATTGCCCAAACCCCGAACCCGTTAACCCCACCGGGATGCTCGGCAGCTTATCATCAAAGGTTATGCCATCGGCAGGTCGCTGGTAGCGGTTCATATCGCCCCATTGTACCTGCCAGGTACCAAAACGGCTTTGCAGATTTATCATAACCGCGTTTAAAAGCTCCAGCTGCTGCTTGCCTGGGGTTTTATCGGCAAGAGTTTTAATTCGCCGGGTAATAAAAGTACTTTCCTGGTCGGTTTTGGGCGGAGGGAGTAATTTCAGCATGGCCGTACCCCATTCAATGGCCAGTGAACTTGCTACCGAATTGGCGGCCGTACGCCTATCCCACTGCTTTAATATTGTTACAACACCTGATATTGAGTACCTTAACGAGTCAGGAGCCTCATCATAGGCTTTAAATAGCGCGGGCAGTAAATCGTCAAAGGCAGCCAGGTAGTGGTCATATCCTTTTGCTATAAGGCCATCCAGTGTAAGGTTATTAGCATTCTTTAATATGT
The genomic region above belongs to Mucilaginibacter sp. KACC 22773 and contains:
- a CDS encoding sugar phosphate isomerase/epimerase family protein, whose product is MENISRKKFIAAATMATAGMALGLNAKGFTLPKGSNRSDAGQSSPGKIKVSIFSKHLHWLNYTDMASLAADMGFDGVDLTVRPDGHVLPEHVAADLPKAVAAVEQAGLKVYTIVTNIKSPDEKYTHDILKAASALGIKYYRMAWLNYDKSIGIPENLKAINKQFKALEALNGQYNMHGAYQNHSGELFGASVWDLWLGMDATSPDFIGCQYDVRHATTEGADTWSTSIQTLIPRIKTTNVKDFYWDKKNGKWQVKSVPLGEGMVDFPKYFRILKEQKINGPMSLHCEYELGGAQDGAKQLTISKDAFTTAVKKDLATLRGWLKEYDL
- a CDS encoding response regulator, which codes for MNRPIIFSIDDDQQVLRSISRDLRSQYGKEYKILSTTSAQEALETLTELKNGSDVVALFLCDQRMPEMEGVKFLEKAKKVFPDAKRVLLTAYSDTEAAIKAINDVQLDYYLMKPWDPPEEKLYPVINDLLADWHNSYIPEFVGIKLVGYQFSPQSHVIKDYLAGNLIPYRWLDIEKNVDAGTLLALNNLSTDCLPMVFFEDGSYLQKPSIQGIAAKLEKNTQTLTDVYDVVIIGAGPAGLAAAVYGASEGLKTLLIERKAPGGQAGTSSRIENYLGFPAGLSGADLTRRAITQAMRLGAEFLSPQSVSDIKQKDGYKTIILDDGPEIISRTVVITTGVDYRKLEVKGVENFTGAGIYYGAATTEASACTGKDVYVIGGGNSAGQAAMHLSKYATKVHIVIRREDLVATMSAYLITQISETPNIEVLGNTEIVEAHGGNCLEKLTLKNCITQETFTNKAAALYIFIGAKPYTDWIKLDIIKNNKDFIETGRELRSYESFNKVWKLKRDPFLLETSCSGIFAAGDVRAGAMNRVASAVGEGSMAISFVHKYLAEV
- a CDS encoding UBP-type zinc finger domain-containing protein, with amino-acid sequence MQDDDQICQHLAAITDIKQPKEYLCEECVKTHSSWMHLRTCQTCGVTLCCDSSPNTHMTKHFEATGHPVVISAEPGERWLWCYMDKAVVGY
- a CDS encoding DoxX family protein, with translation MNVVHKIEHWGDTHHPKILDLIRVALGVFLLLKGIAFMENTAYLRDLIDSQDIVDLSPGVLMVLVYYVTFAHMIGGILITLGIFTRLASLIQIPIVLGAVFVTGIFREPINALEWPSVIALILLSLFTILGSGPISLDRYLEG
- a CDS encoding DUF4291 domain-containing protein, with protein sequence MNTNLTKNNLLHITTELYRNSIQRLPKTGQHLLGHQTEDLIVVYQAYNHRIADFAVEHQFLGGNHYSYSRMSWIKPNFLWMMYRCGWAEKENQERVLALWIQKMDFEKIMGEAAISSFNPQYYQSHAQWRAGLEQKEVRLQWDPDHDPYGNKLQRRAIQLGLKGKMLEDFGKHQIKKIEDLTDFVKQQKQVLDNLGVDDLRVPFETKFKASDPILNERVGIE